One Cryobacterium roopkundense genomic region harbors:
- a CDS encoding transglycosylase domain-containing protein gives MVSSATPPVGFSERRTLRGVVGGLVGFVAMSAAVGVLVTASVTPVLAVSALAATNTINVFEGLPDFVAIDALSQKSNIYARQTDGTPVLLASFYDQNRIEVGWEAISAYAKDAAVAGEDPRFYEHGGIDLQGTLRATASTVSGGATQGGSSITQQYVKNVLIQKCELIADTRTHDDCYTNATETTPERKLKEMRLAIGVEKVMSKNDILRQYFNIAGFGGTVYGIEAAANYYYNATAANLTLAQATSLVAIVNNPVKFQIDKPASETNGAANGYAANKQRRDYLLGAMLEHDKISQGDYDAAIATPIQPIITEPSTGCQTAAANAFFCDYVTKILQNDPAFGDDAGARMLNFRRGGYDVYTTLDLDVQQAAVDTMNAQVPKTYARGDLGAVISSVQVGTGRVLAMTQNKDYSQDPAVQATGANYTGINYNTDFAYGGSSGFQPGSSYKVFTLAEWLKEGHQLSERVDSRRKSNWGTFQDSCLGPQNYDRQRWNPRNDQNEAGGNYSALEATIRSINTGFIGMAKKLDLCGIRKTAESFLVHRADGRPLLQTAATVIGTNEVAPLSMAVAFAGIANKGVTCSPIAIDSIVGPDGTELPVPKTECTASVDPLVAAGMTYGMRRVMTNGTAQQSNAATKPWVPMIGKTGTTDGAKDTWMSGASSQVATVVAVVNLTGAVNQRRLSFPSGAVATARHRMWPAVMSVANAKYGGEDLVESGGPAGASPAPVAPRR, from the coding sequence CTCCCGGATTTCGTGGCCATCGACGCCCTATCCCAGAAGAGCAACATCTACGCGAGGCAGACCGACGGGACCCCGGTACTCCTGGCCTCCTTCTACGACCAGAACCGCATTGAGGTGGGCTGGGAGGCGATTAGTGCCTACGCCAAGGACGCTGCCGTCGCGGGTGAGGACCCGCGATTCTACGAGCACGGCGGCATCGATCTGCAGGGCACTCTGCGTGCCACGGCCTCGACAGTGTCGGGCGGGGCCACGCAGGGAGGGTCCTCGATCACGCAGCAATACGTGAAAAATGTGCTGATTCAGAAGTGCGAGCTGATTGCCGACACCCGGACGCACGACGACTGCTACACGAATGCCACAGAGACGACCCCGGAGCGCAAGCTCAAGGAAATGCGCCTGGCGATCGGGGTGGAGAAGGTCATGAGCAAGAACGATATCCTGCGCCAGTACTTCAACATCGCCGGGTTCGGTGGAACCGTGTATGGCATCGAGGCCGCGGCCAACTACTACTACAACGCGACGGCGGCAAACCTGACGCTGGCCCAGGCCACGAGCCTTGTCGCGATTGTGAATAATCCGGTGAAGTTTCAAATCGACAAGCCGGCCAGCGAGACCAACGGAGCCGCAAACGGCTACGCGGCCAACAAGCAGCGGCGGGATTACCTGCTCGGTGCCATGCTCGAACACGACAAGATTTCCCAGGGCGACTACGACGCTGCGATCGCGACGCCGATCCAGCCGATCATCACGGAACCCAGCACCGGGTGCCAGACGGCCGCCGCAAACGCCTTCTTCTGCGACTACGTCACGAAGATTCTGCAGAATGATCCGGCGTTCGGTGATGATGCCGGCGCTCGAATGCTCAACTTCCGGCGCGGCGGCTACGACGTGTACACGACCCTCGACCTCGACGTGCAGCAGGCGGCCGTGGACACTATGAACGCCCAGGTGCCGAAGACCTACGCGCGAGGCGACCTCGGGGCAGTGATTTCGAGTGTGCAGGTGGGCACCGGCCGGGTCCTCGCCATGACGCAGAACAAGGACTACAGCCAGGACCCGGCCGTTCAGGCCACCGGCGCGAACTACACCGGAATCAACTACAACACGGACTTCGCCTATGGCGGTTCGAGCGGGTTCCAGCCGGGTTCGTCGTACAAGGTGTTCACGCTGGCCGAGTGGCTCAAGGAGGGTCACCAGCTGAGCGAACGCGTTGATTCCCGACGCAAGTCGAACTGGGGCACGTTTCAGGACAGTTGCCTGGGGCCCCAGAACTATGACAGACAGCGCTGGAACCCTCGGAACGACCAGAATGAGGCCGGCGGAAATTACAGCGCCCTCGAGGCCACCATCCGTTCGATCAACACCGGTTTCATCGGCATGGCGAAGAAGCTGGACCTGTGCGGCATTCGGAAGACGGCGGAGAGTTTTCTGGTGCACAGGGCCGACGGTAGGCCACTCTTGCAGACGGCCGCGACAGTGATCGGCACGAACGAGGTTGCGCCGCTCAGCATGGCGGTGGCGTTTGCGGGAATCGCCAACAAAGGGGTGACGTGCAGTCCGATTGCGATCGACAGCATTGTGGGCCCGGACGGCACGGAGCTGCCGGTTCCGAAAACTGAGTGCACTGCGTCGGTGGATCCCCTCGTTGCGGCCGGAATGACCTACGGGATGCGGCGGGTGATGACCAATGGCACGGCGCAGCAATCCAATGCCGCGACGAAGCCGTGGGTGCCGATGATCGGCAAGACGGGCACGACGGATGGCGCAAAGGACACCTGGATGAGCGGGGCTAGTTCCCAGGTCGCGACAGTGGTGGCAGTTGTCAACCTCACGGGTGCTGTCAACCAGCGTCGGCTGAGTTTTCCGAGCGGCGCTGTCGCTACGGCGCGGCACCGCATGTGGCCGGCCGTGATGTCGGTGGCGAACGCCAAGTATGGCGGTGAGGATCTCGTTGAGTCGGGGGGGCCGGCAGGGGCATCACCCGCGCCCGTGGCACCTCGTCGCTAG